A part of Lacibacter sp. H407 genomic DNA contains:
- a CDS encoding tetratricopeptide repeat protein, translating into MNKQLLTLCFVLLSLFATAQDPDASQLHETGKQFMRSGDWANAVLVLNKALQKEPQNILILKDLAMTYYYQRDFAKAREIIKPLVDKDDADVQAYQIGGNVYKALQERKEAEKMYKKALKKYPTSGPLYAEYGELLWMMNENFTSIEQWELGIKNDPGYAGNYYFAARYYYFTTDKVWALLYGEIFVNMESYSSRTAEIKNLLLDSYKKFFVVDPKAKPTKEKNEFTEAFMAVMNRNSSVVNNGITSESLTMLRTRFLLDWNKDYAAKFPFRLFDHQKQLLQEGMFDAYNQWIFEAAGDLAKYESWTKLNAEQYSEFTRFQKSKLFKVPNGQYYKNSN; encoded by the coding sequence ATGAATAAACAACTCCTTACACTTTGTTTTGTTTTGCTGAGTCTTTTTGCTACAGCACAGGACCCTGATGCATCGCAACTGCACGAAACAGGCAAACAGTTTATGCGTAGTGGCGATTGGGCCAATGCCGTACTCGTTCTCAACAAAGCATTGCAGAAAGAACCGCAGAATATTTTGATCTTGAAAGATCTGGCAATGACTTATTACTATCAACGTGACTTTGCAAAAGCACGTGAGATCATCAAACCATTGGTTGATAAAGATGATGCAGATGTTCAGGCATACCAGATCGGAGGTAATGTGTACAAGGCATTGCAGGAGCGGAAGGAAGCGGAGAAAATGTACAAGAAGGCGTTGAAAAAATATCCAACCAGCGGTCCGTTGTATGCAGAGTACGGTGAGTTGTTATGGATGATGAATGAAAATTTTACCAGCATTGAACAATGGGAGTTGGGTATCAAGAACGATCCCGGTTATGCAGGCAACTATTATTTCGCTGCACGTTATTACTATTTCACAACCGATAAAGTATGGGCACTGCTCTATGGCGAAATTTTTGTGAACATGGAAAGTTACAGCAGCCGCACGGCTGAGATCAAAAACCTGTTGCTCGACAGTTATAAAAAATTCTTTGTGGTTGATCCAAAAGCAAAACCTACCAAAGAAAAGAACGAATTTACAGAAGCATTTATGGCGGTGATGAACCGTAACAGCAGTGTGGTGAACAATGGCATTACCAGCGAATCACTAACGATGCTGCGTACACGCTTTTTACTGGATTGGAATAAAGACTATGCTGCAAAATTCCCGTTCCGATTGTTCGATCATCAAAAACAATTGCTGCAGGAAGGAATGTTTGATGCCTACAATCAATGGATCTTTGAAGCAGCCGGTGATCTGGCAAAATATGAAAGCTGGACCAAACTCAATGCAGAACAGTACAGCGAGTTTACACGTTTTCAAAAATCAAAATTATTTAAAGTGCCCAACGGGCAGTATTATAAAAACAGTAACTAA
- a CDS encoding DUF1015 domain-containing protein encodes MAIIVPFKALRPQAQFAKQVAARPYDVLNSKEAKEEAQGNPYSFLHVTKPEIDLPEETDHYAPEVYLKAKENLAAFMQRDILFRESKPCYYIYRLIMNGRSQTGLVCGSAVVDYENDVIKKHEFTRPEKENDRINHIKISGAQTGNVFLAYRDVEQMNELIAKWKTEKNPIYDFTADDGIQHTIWVVNDDTSIRTISTLFEQQVPQTYIADGHHRAASAAKVRAALWDAATEESNYFLTTLFPASELQILDYNRVVKDLNGLSADELLEKIKADFDVALVGKDPVKPTQLHSFGMYLDKNWYQLTAKEGTYQTDPIGVLDVTILSDNILDKHLGIKDQRTDKRIDFVGGIRGLGELQKRVDNGDMQVAFSLYPVTMEQLFDIADSGNVMPPKSTWFEPKLRDGLLTHLIYES; translated from the coding sequence ATGGCTATAATCGTTCCGTTTAAGGCACTGCGTCCGCAGGCCCAGTTCGCCAAGCAAGTGGCAGCACGTCCTTACGATGTGCTCAACAGCAAAGAGGCAAAAGAAGAAGCACAAGGCAATCCTTATTCGTTTCTGCACGTTACCAAACCCGAAATTGATCTGCCCGAAGAAACAGATCATTATGCACCGGAAGTGTATCTCAAAGCAAAAGAAAATCTTGCCGCTTTTATGCAGCGTGATATTTTGTTTCGTGAAAGCAAACCCTGTTATTATATCTATCGGTTGATCATGAATGGTCGAAGTCAAACTGGCTTGGTGTGTGGGAGTGCTGTTGTTGATTATGAAAACGATGTGATCAAGAAACACGAGTTTACACGTCCTGAAAAAGAGAACGATCGTATCAATCATATCAAGATCAGTGGCGCACAAACAGGCAATGTGTTTTTAGCCTATCGTGATGTAGAGCAGATGAATGAACTGATCGCTAAATGGAAAACAGAAAAAAATCCGATCTACGATTTTACTGCTGATGATGGTATCCAACATACGATCTGGGTGGTGAATGATGATACATCCATCAGAACCATCAGCACGTTATTTGAGCAACAGGTACCACAAACCTATATTGCCGATGGACATCATCGTGCAGCATCTGCGGCTAAAGTTCGTGCCGCATTATGGGATGCCGCAACGGAAGAAAGCAATTATTTTTTAACCACTTTGTTTCCTGCCAGTGAATTGCAGATACTCGATTACAATCGTGTCGTAAAAGACCTCAACGGTTTATCGGCTGATGAACTGCTGGAAAAGATCAAAGCCGATTTTGATGTGGCATTGGTGGGGAAAGATCCGGTAAAGCCAACACAGTTGCACAGCTTTGGCATGTATCTTGACAAGAACTGGTATCAACTCACGGCAAAAGAAGGAACCTATCAAACAGATCCCATTGGTGTGCTGGATGTAACCATCTTATCTGATAATATTCTTGATAAACATCTTGGTATTAAAGATCAACGTACTGATAAACGGATCGATTTTGTAGGTGGTATCCGCGGATTAGGTGAATTGCAGAAACGTGTTGACAATGGTGACATGCAGGTTGCTTTCAGTTTGTACCCTGTTACAATGGAGCAACTGTTTGATATTGCCGACAGCGGTAATGTTATGCCACCGAAGAGCACCTGGTTTGAACCGAAGTTGAGAGATGGATTACTGACGCACCTCATCTATGAATCATAA
- the serC gene encoding 3-phosphoserine/phosphohydroxythreonine transaminase, giving the protein MMHNFNAGPSILPKEVFQQASEAILNFHNSGLSILEIGHRTPLFEDVMQEARLLVKELMQLDDEHEVLFLHGGATTQFMQVPMNLLNENEMAAYTETGTWAGKAIKEAKLFGHVEIVGSSKDTNYTTMPHELAVPATAAYLHITTNETIAGTQWHQLPYDCGVPIVADMSSDILSRVLDFNKFDIIYAGAQKNMGAAGVNLVIVNKNILGKVERNIPTILDYRNHIKEGSMLNTPPVFAVYVAMLTLRWLKAQGGVAAIETINDQKAALLYSTLESIPFINLPVATADRSKMNVVFTMDDPEKEALFMKMCKESGMYGVKGHRSVGGFRISLYNALQMESVEAMVALLRDFSQKIG; this is encoded by the coding sequence ATGATGCACAATTTCAACGCAGGTCCTTCTATTTTACCGAAGGAAGTTTTTCAGCAGGCAAGTGAGGCGATTCTTAATTTTCATAACAGCGGTTTGTCGATTCTTGAAATCGGTCACCGCACACCGTTATTTGAAGACGTAATGCAGGAAGCCCGTTTGCTCGTGAAGGAATTGATGCAACTGGACGATGAGCATGAAGTATTGTTTCTGCATGGCGGCGCTACTACGCAGTTTATGCAAGTTCCCATGAACCTGTTGAACGAAAACGAAATGGCTGCTTATACCGAAACCGGAACATGGGCAGGTAAGGCCATTAAAGAAGCAAAGTTGTTTGGGCATGTTGAAATTGTGGGTTCATCCAAAGACACTAACTATACGACAATGCCGCATGAGTTGGCTGTTCCTGCAACGGCTGCTTATTTGCACATCACTACGAACGAAACCATTGCCGGTACACAATGGCATCAATTACCTTACGATTGCGGTGTGCCGATTGTTGCTGACATGAGTAGTGATATTTTGAGCCGTGTACTGGATTTTAATAAATTCGATATCATCTATGCCGGCGCACAAAAAAACATGGGAGCAGCAGGGGTAAACCTGGTGATCGTCAATAAAAATATTTTGGGTAAGGTTGAACGTAACATTCCAACCATTCTCGATTACCGCAATCATATCAAAGAAGGCAGTATGCTCAATACGCCGCCTGTATTTGCCGTGTATGTAGCGATGCTTACGTTGCGTTGGTTAAAAGCACAAGGTGGTGTAGCAGCTATTGAAACCATCAATGATCAAAAAGCAGCGTTGCTGTACAGCACATTGGAATCAATTCCTTTCATCAATTTACCGGTGGCAACAGCTGACCGGAGTAAAATGAATGTGGTGTTTACCATGGATGATCCTGAAAAAGAAGCGCTGTTTATGAAGATGTGCAAAGAGAGTGGTATGTATGGTGTAAAAGGTCATCGCAGTGTAGGCGGATTCCGCATCAGCTTGTACAATGCGTTACAAATGGAAAGTGTGGAGGCGATGGTTGCATTGCTGCGGGACTTTTCACAGAAAATCGGGTAA
- a CDS encoding RNA polymerase alpha subunit C-terminal domain-containing protein, with protein MPTTKGTLRSCKKGHQYYKSSDCPVCPICAAEEKPEDGFLSMISSPARRALQGQGINTIQQLATWNKKELLKLHGFGPSAIPKLLVELQKHGLSFADD; from the coding sequence ATGCCAACAACAAAAGGAACACTTCGCAGTTGCAAAAAAGGGCATCAGTATTATAAAAGCAGCGATTGCCCGGTTTGTCCCATTTGTGCGGCCGAAGAAAAACCGGAAGATGGATTTCTCTCGATGATCAGTTCACCGGCACGAAGAGCCTTGCAAGGCCAAGGCATCAACACCATCCAGCAACTGGCAACATGGAATAAAAAAGAGTTGTTGAAACTACATGGGTTCGGCCCGTCAGCCATTCCAAAGTTGTTAGTGGAATTACAGAAACATGGGCTTTCATTTGCTGATGACTAA
- a CDS encoding DUF6089 family protein, whose product MKKLFFLFCLLPVLLQAQNFHLSFRGGLANYQGDLQKKAFTFNQSKFVGSIGARYDLTEHLVARTHFSLGMLRAADAKSKSASLQSRNLSFQTNLFEWELGAQYNIFNLNYKWWTPYVFAGGALYRIKPFTADNSGTKVFLQPLSTEGQGILPGKKAYKSTQFSIPFGIGAEYLLTEDLRVGLELGYRKTFTDYIDDVSTSYVDQATLLAARGQTAVDMAYRGSGTYPTGGSLRGSEKNKDAYYFVQLTIIWRPFVDWYERTSGIASFKKNKKVGCPGVREKGY is encoded by the coding sequence ATGAAAAAACTCTTCTTTTTGTTTTGTCTTTTACCTGTATTGCTGCAAGCGCAGAACTTTCATTTATCATTTCGTGGAGGACTGGCCAATTACCAGGGCGATCTGCAGAAGAAAGCCTTCACGTTCAATCAATCAAAATTTGTAGGCAGTATTGGTGCCCGTTATGATTTGACGGAACATTTAGTGGCACGAACGCATTTCAGTTTGGGGATGTTGCGTGCTGCCGATGCAAAAAGCAAAAGCGCTTCGTTGCAAAGCCGTAACCTCAGTTTTCAAACCAACTTGTTTGAATGGGAACTCGGCGCACAATACAATATTTTTAATCTGAATTATAAATGGTGGACGCCTTACGTGTTTGCAGGTGGTGCGTTATATCGCATTAAACCATTTACGGCTGATAACAGCGGCACCAAAGTTTTTCTGCAACCATTAAGTACCGAAGGACAGGGAATTCTTCCCGGCAAGAAAGCATACAAGTCAACACAATTCTCTATTCCGTTTGGCATTGGTGCTGAATATTTATTGACGGAAGATTTGCGTGTTGGTTTGGAACTGGGCTATCGCAAAACGTTCACCGATTATATTGATGATGTAAGTACAAGTTATGTTGATCAGGCAACCTTGCTTGCAGCCCGTGGACAAACTGCTGTTGACATGGCTTATCGTGGCAGTGGTACCTATCCAACCGGTGGCAGTTTACGTGGCAGTGAAAAAAATAAAGACGCTTATTATTTTGTACAGCTAACTATTATCTGGCGCCCATTTGTGGATTGGTACGAACGCACATCGGGCATTGCATCATTCAAGAAAAATAAAAAAGTGGGATGTCCCGGTGTTAGAGAGAAAGGGTACTGA
- a CDS encoding lycopene cyclase domain-containing protein, whose amino-acid sequence MNSHYTYFFILAASLAGPLLLSFDKKVAYYKKWKYLFPALLLPALFFLIWDDVKTKAGVWSFSETHITGLKLSALPLEEVLFFFVVPYCCVFVYECIISYFPSVRNRKWGNKVLLLMGIVFLIAAVFTYGKAYTFYTSLFNALFIAALFIFKKWFKGFDASSFLVSYLVIVIPFLVVNGFLTGIPVVLYNDVENLGFRIFSFLPWPMNNIPFEDIFYGMLLIMMNVALFERLRNGSPQSR is encoded by the coding sequence TTGAATTCACATTACACTTACTTTTTTATTCTGGCGGCTTCTCTTGCCGGCCCCTTGCTGTTGAGCTTTGATAAAAAAGTAGCGTACTATAAAAAGTGGAAGTATTTGTTTCCTGCGTTGCTGTTACCTGCTCTCTTTTTTCTGATCTGGGATGATGTAAAAACAAAGGCAGGCGTATGGAGTTTCAGTGAAACACATATTACGGGGTTGAAACTATCAGCACTACCGCTTGAAGAAGTGTTGTTCTTTTTTGTTGTTCCATATTGCTGTGTGTTTGTGTACGAATGTATCATCAGTTATTTTCCATCGGTGAGAAACAGGAAGTGGGGGAACAAGGTATTGTTGTTGATGGGTATTGTGTTTTTGATCGCTGCTGTTTTTACATACGGGAAAGCGTATACGTTTTACACTTCACTCTTCAATGCATTGTTTATTGCAGCCTTGTTTATTTTTAAAAAGTGGTTCAAGGGATTTGATGCGTCTTCGTTTCTTGTTTCGTATCTGGTAATTGTGATTCCCTTCTTAGTGGTGAATGGTTTTTTAACAGGCATTCCGGTTGTGTTGTATAACGATGTAGAGAATCTCGGCTTTCGTATTTTTTCATTTCTCCCCTGGCCGATGAACAATATTCCGTTTGAAGATATTTTTTACGGCATGTTATTGATCATGATGAACGTAGCGTTGTTTGAGCGATTGCGGAATGGATCGCCGCAAAGTCGCTAA
- a CDS encoding beta-carotene hydroxylase has protein sequence MSLIVYILLAFVVFFTMEGITWLTHKFVMHGFLWYLHEDHHQPKGHFLEKNDAFFLIFAIPSWLCIMLGLMNQVYWVVSIGAGIAMYGLAYFIVHDIIIHQRFKIFSRWNSTYVRAIRWAHKMHHKHMDKEHGESFGMLFVHKKYWEKVRKEKQLNPNIR, from the coding sequence ATGAGTTTAATCGTTTACATCTTACTGGCATTTGTTGTGTTCTTCACGATGGAAGGCATTACCTGGCTCACGCATAAATTTGTGATGCATGGTTTTTTGTGGTATCTCCACGAAGATCATCACCAACCCAAGGGTCATTTTTTGGAAAAGAATGATGCGTTTTTTCTAATTTTCGCTATTCCCAGTTGGCTGTGTATTATGCTTGGTTTAATGAACCAGGTTTATTGGGTGGTAAGTATTGGTGCCGGTATCGCCATGTACGGGTTGGCTTACTTTATTGTTCACGATATTATTATTCACCAACGGTTTAAAATTTTCAGCAGGTGGAACAGTACCTATGTACGTGCTATCCGCTGGGCGCATAAAATGCACCACAAGCACATGGATAAAGAACATGGTGAAAGTTTCGGAATGCTCTTCGTGCATAAAAAATACTGGGAAAAAGTGCGGAAAGAAAAGCAACTCAATCCCAACATCAGATAA
- a CDS encoding carotenoid biosynthesis protein: MLQQFSKQQIATAIAVLFHCIGLAGILLYDAALFASLTPMNLLLSAGLLIYTQSERNKHFFLFVLICYIVGFGVEYIGVNYQLLFGEYRYLPAMGLQVGNVPLVIGVNWFIMMYCCGVTIQHFLNFMWNKLKDEDQPQRNNVGFFAIIIDGALLATFFDWVMEPIAVKLGYWQWLGDGSIPLLNYLSWFGVSALLMLLFRLLSFPKQNQFAVNLLLIQFMFFLILRTVL; encoded by the coding sequence ATGTTACAACAGTTCAGTAAACAACAGATCGCAACTGCTATTGCCGTGTTATTTCACTGCATTGGCTTAGCTGGTATTTTGTTGTATGATGCTGCGTTGTTTGCTTCGCTTACACCCATGAACCTGTTACTTTCTGCCGGATTATTGATCTATACACAAAGCGAACGGAACAAACATTTTTTTCTGTTTGTGTTGATTTGTTACATCGTTGGTTTCGGAGTAGAATATATCGGAGTGAATTATCAATTGTTATTTGGAGAATACCGGTATTTACCTGCCATGGGTTTGCAGGTTGGTAATGTTCCGCTGGTGATTGGTGTTAACTGGTTTATTATGATGTATTGTTGCGGAGTAACCATTCAACACTTCCTCAACTTTATGTGGAATAAACTGAAGGATGAAGATCAGCCGCAGCGAAATAACGTTGGCTTTTTTGCGATCATCATTGATGGTGCTTTACTGGCTACTTTTTTCGATTGGGTAATGGAGCCCATTGCTGTAAAGCTTGGCTATTGGCAGTGGCTGGGCGATGGATCGATCCCTTTGCTTAACTATCTCAGCTGGTTTGGAGTCAGTGCCCTGTTAATGTTGCTGTTCCGGCTTTTATCGTTCCCGAAACAAAACCAATTTGCTGTAAATTTGTTATTGATCCAGTTTATGTTTTTTTTAATCTTACGCACCGTATTATGA
- the crtD gene encoding 1-hydroxycarotenoid 3,4-desaturase CrtD gives MRQPKAVVIGSGVAGLAAAIRLTVQGFEVDVFERNAYAGGKLSFFEKDGFLFDAGPSLFTQPQNVEELFAFAGEPIEDYFQYQQVPLSCKYFYENGKQVSAWTNAEQLADELHEQLGEDKEAVKNYLHKSETLYNNIGRIFLNHSLHKRSTWLQKSILKALQTVRPSHLTGTLHGFNQAAFKTNEAVQLFDRFATYNGSNPYQTPGMMSLIPHLELNEGTFYPKGGMISITNALVKLAEKKGVRIHYNTAVQSIIHHQGEVKGVVAADENIAADVVVSNADVYFTYQQLLDDHYQTKKVLKQERSCSGVIFYWGMNREFSNLHLHNIFFSKNYASEFTALFKQQRLYNDPTVYVNITSKMENGLAPKGMENWFVLINAPSNVGQNWEAMRVQLRQQVIDKLSRILQTNIEEAIAVEEYLDPIRIEERTGSFMGSLYGTSSNGKMAAFLRHPNFTKKIQGLYFCGGSVHPGGGIPLCFKSAQIATDLIKEDFLKHPVH, from the coding sequence ATGCGGCAGCCTAAAGCAGTAGTGATCGGTAGTGGTGTAGCAGGTTTAGCGGCTGCTATACGGTTAACTGTACAGGGTTTTGAAGTAGATGTGTTTGAACGCAATGCATATGCCGGCGGCAAACTTTCCTTTTTTGAGAAAGATGGATTTCTTTTTGATGCAGGCCCATCGTTATTCACGCAACCGCAGAATGTAGAAGAGTTATTCGCTTTTGCAGGTGAACCGATCGAAGATTATTTCCAATATCAACAAGTGCCACTTTCATGCAAATACTTTTATGAAAACGGGAAGCAGGTAAGTGCGTGGACAAATGCAGAACAGTTAGCTGATGAATTGCATGAGCAATTGGGCGAAGACAAAGAAGCCGTTAAAAATTATCTCCACAAAAGCGAAACGCTTTATAACAATATCGGTCGTATTTTTTTGAATCATTCGTTGCACAAACGTTCTACGTGGTTACAAAAGTCAATACTCAAAGCCTTGCAAACTGTTCGGCCTTCACATCTTACAGGCACCTTGCATGGATTTAATCAAGCTGCGTTTAAAACAAACGAAGCTGTTCAGTTATTTGATCGTTTTGCAACGTACAACGGAAGTAATCCTTATCAAACACCGGGTATGATGAGTTTAATTCCTCATTTGGAATTGAATGAAGGAACGTTTTATCCGAAAGGTGGAATGATCAGCATCACGAATGCCTTGGTGAAACTGGCAGAGAAAAAAGGCGTTCGTATTCATTACAACACAGCTGTACAAAGCATCATCCATCACCAAGGCGAAGTGAAAGGGGTAGTGGCAGCTGATGAAAATATTGCAGCTGATGTAGTGGTGAGTAATGCTGATGTGTATTTCACGTATCAGCAATTACTCGACGATCATTATCAAACCAAAAAAGTATTGAAGCAGGAACGCAGTTGCAGCGGAGTTATTTTTTACTGGGGTATGAACCGGGAGTTTTCAAATCTGCATCTGCATAATATTTTCTTCAGTAAAAATTATGCGTCTGAGTTTACAGCGCTGTTTAAACAACAACGTTTGTACAATGATCCCACGGTGTATGTAAACATCACTTCAAAAATGGAAAACGGGTTGGCACCAAAAGGAATGGAAAATTGGTTTGTGCTCATTAACGCACCATCGAATGTGGGTCAAAACTGGGAAGCGATGCGTGTGCAATTGCGGCAACAGGTAATTGATAAACTAAGCAGGATCTTACAAACGAATATTGAAGAAGCCATTGCTGTGGAAGAATATCTCGATCCCATTCGTATTGAAGAACGTACCGGTTCTTTCATGGGCTCATTATACGGTACCAGCAGCAATGGGAAAATGGCAGCTTTTCTTCGCCATCCAAACTTTACAAAGAAAATTCAGGGATTGTATTTCTGTGGCGGCAGTGTTCATCCGGGTGGTGGTATTCCGCTTTGTTTTAAAAGTGCTCAAATTGCAACGGACTTGATCAAAGAAGATTTTTTAAAACACCCGGTTCATTAA
- the idi gene encoding isopentenyl-diphosphate Delta-isomerase, whose protein sequence is MMHEVILVNEIDEAIGSMEKMEAHEKALLHRAFSVFLYDKKGNMLLQKRAATKYHSPSLWTNACCSHPMPGETTEQAALRRLQEELGFTVAISKAFHFTYKAAFDNGLTEHEFDHVFVGEYEGDMQLNEEEVSEVCYKSMTDIKVELEHNAGDYTEWFKIAFPLLEEWMQQNKSSHAAA, encoded by the coding sequence ATGATGCATGAAGTAATTCTCGTGAATGAGATCGATGAAGCTATTGGTTCCATGGAAAAAATGGAAGCACACGAAAAAGCTTTGCTGCACCGTGCTTTCAGTGTATTCCTGTACGATAAAAAAGGAAACATGCTGTTGCAAAAAAGGGCGGCAACAAAATATCACAGTCCATCATTGTGGACCAATGCCTGTTGCAGTCATCCAATGCCCGGCGAAACAACAGAGCAGGCAGCTCTCCGCCGGTTGCAGGAAGAGTTGGGATTTACAGTTGCCATCAGCAAAGCATTTCATTTTACGTACAAAGCAGCATTTGATAATGGATTAACGGAGCATGAATTCGATCATGTGTTTGTAGGTGAGTATGAAGGTGACATGCAATTGAATGAAGAGGAAGTAAGTGAAGTTTGCTATAAAAGCATGACCGATATAAAAGTTGAACTGGAGCACAACGCCGGTGATTATACTGAATGGTTCAAGATCGCTTTTCCGTTACTGGAAGAATGGATGCAACAAAATAAATCATCACATGCGGCAGCCTAA
- a CDS encoding phytoene/squalene synthase family protein — protein sequence MMKVFHEVCELCSRNTTERYSTSFSSAIRLLHQDLRQPIYNIYGLVRFADEIVDTFHEHDKAALIADFRKQTFDAIDRGISLNPILHSFQITVNQFEIDHELIHAFFNSMEMDLQRTNYTEQGYNDYIYGSAEVVGLMCLYVFLEGNKAEFERLKPAARSLGAAFQKVNFLRDVQADYNQLDRTYFPGLDFSNFTERQKREIEADIQKDFDHAYEGIMQLPGKARFGVYVAYKYYLSLFRKIKKLQPAVIMQERVRIPDYHKVMILVRAGVRSQLNIM from the coding sequence ATGATGAAGGTTTTTCATGAAGTATGTGAATTGTGCAGCCGCAATACAACCGAGCGGTATAGTACTTCCTTTTCATCAGCCATTCGGTTGTTGCACCAGGATCTGCGTCAGCCTATTTACAATATTTATGGATTGGTTCGTTTTGCTGATGAGATCGTTGATACATTTCATGAGCATGACAAAGCCGCTCTTATTGCTGATTTCAGAAAACAAACTTTTGATGCAATTGACCGTGGCATCAGCCTTAACCCCATTCTTCATAGCTTTCAGATAACGGTGAATCAATTTGAAATTGATCACGAGTTGATCCATGCGTTTTTTAATAGCATGGAGATGGACTTGCAACGCACCAATTATACAGAGCAGGGTTACAACGATTATATTTACGGCAGTGCCGAAGTGGTGGGATTGATGTGTTTGTATGTTTTCCTCGAAGGAAATAAAGCTGAATTTGAGCGACTCAAACCGGCCGCCCGTTCGTTAGGTGCAGCGTTCCAGAAAGTAAACTTTTTACGTGATGTGCAGGCCGATTACAACCAATTGGACCGCACTTATTTCCCCGGACTTGATTTTTCCAATTTCACCGAGCGTCAGAAACGTGAAATTGAAGCCGATATTCAAAAAGATTTTGATCACGCCTACGAAGGCATCATGCAGTTGCCCGGCAAGGCACGCTTTGGTGTATACGTAGCGTATAAATATTATCTCTCGCTGTTTCGAAAGATCAAAAAACTGCAACCCGCCGTTATTATGCAGGAGCGGGTGCGTATTCCCGATTATCACAAAGTGATGATCCTTGTAAGAGCAGGCGTACGCAGCCAGTTAAATATCATGTAA